DNA from Pseudomonas mendocina:
GCAGCATCTGCTCGCCCCACTGCGCCTGCGGTGCATGCAGCTTGAGCGGGCGCTCGGCGGCAAGCGGCTGCGCTGCCGTCTGCTGGTTGGCGGACGTGGCGGGCGCAACCTTGTCGCCCTCGGCGGCACTCGCTGGCAAGCGCTCGAGAAGCGTGGCATCAGGCGCATCGAGGGTCGGTAGAACCTGTGTCGACGCAGCGCGCTCCGGCTCCATCGGCAGGTTCAGGGAAGCGTTCTGCAGCGCGGCCACTGGCGCCTGACGCGAGGCAACCGGCAACTCTGCATCCACCGCCGGCGCGCTGCTGCCGGCCGCTGGCGTCATCACGACCGGCGGCGCCAGCGACGGGTCGGCGTGTGCAGGCGAAGCGATCACTTCACTCGGCTCATCAGCCGGTTCCTGCTCCTCCTGCGCGGCGACCTCGCGCGCCTCGACACGCACGGCCTGCTGACCCAGCATGCTGGCCAGCCACTGCTCGGCATCCGCCTCGGTGACGGTTACCTGAACCGGCGTGCTGCTCTGTGACAACGGCTGTTGCGCCTCGGCGGCGGCAAAACCGCGCAGCGCCAGTTGCAGGTCGAACGCCGGCGTGTCGCCCTCGGCGCCCTGCGCCTGGGCGAAGCCGGCCGGCAAGGCTTCGGTGCCAGAACCCGTCAGGCTGACCTGAGCGT
Protein-coding regions in this window:
- a CDS encoding flagellar hook-length control protein FliK; this translates as MLQAINPNAQVSLTGSGTEALPAGFAQAQGAEGDTPAFDLQLALRGFAAAEAQQPLSQSSTPVQVTVTEADAEQWLASMLGQQAVRVEAREVAAQEEQEPADEPSEVIASPAHADPSLAPPVVMTPAAGSSAPAVDAELPVASRQAPVAALQNASLNLPMEPERAASTQVLPTLDAPDATLLERLPASAAEGDKVAPATSANQQTAAQPLAAERPLKLHAPQAQWGEQMLQSLREHVDLQINQRIQNATIRLDPPELGSLEIYLSHESGRLSVQLSAANADVVRLLQQTSERLRQELVGQNFVQVNVQVSADAQGGRQQGQAQHQAWLGEESVRAAHINGADDGRHNPDSTSDVLVTV